CGCCTTGGCGACGGGACAGAACTGGTGGTAGGGCGAACCCATGGTCGAATCGTAGGCCCGCCGGGGGAGCGCGGTACAGATCCTGTACTGGAGGCGGATCTCCACGCGTTCCTACAGTCGAGACGTGACCCGGCACCGCGCCGGATCGCGATCGCATCCGACAGGAGGAATCGCGATGACCGACACCTCGACGACCCCCGGCCTCTGGGCCACCGACGCCGACCGTGCCCTCAAGGCCAAGCATCGCATCATGTGGGCCCTCGGCGACTACCCCGCGGTGGCGACGGAGGTCATCGCCACCCTCGGCCCGACCCTCGTGGACGCCACCGGCATCGCTGCCGGAGACCGTGTCCTCGACGTCGCCGCCGGCTCGGGCAACGCCGCGATCCCGGCCGCACTCGCCGGCGCCGACGTGCTCGCCACCGACCTGACCCCCGAACTCTTCGACGCCGGCCGCCGTGCGGCCGCCGCGGCCGGCGCGACCCTGACCTGGCAGGAAGCCGACGCCGAGGCGCTGCCCTTCGACGACGCGAGCTTCGACGCCGTGCTCTCCTGCGTCGGCGTGATGTTCGCGCCGCATCACCGTCTCGCCGCCGACGAACTGCTCCGCGTCACCCGCCCGGGCGGACGCATCGGGCTGCTGAACTGGACCCCCGGTGGGTTCATCGGCCAGATGTTCGCGACCATGAAACCCTATGCGCCGCCGCCCCCTCCGGGTGCGCAACCACCGCCGCTGTGGGGCGACGAGACCCACGTGCGCGACCTGCTCGGGCACGCCGTCACCGACCTGGAGGTGCGCACCGACAACCTGCGCGTCGAACGGTTCGCGAGCGCCGAGGACTTCCTCGACTTCTTCAAGTCGACCTACGGACCCACGATCGTGGTCTACCGCAACATCGCCGACGATCCCGACCGCGTTGCCGCCCTCGACCGCGCCCTGCTCGAACTCGCCCTGCGCCACGACATCGGTGGGGGAGCGATGAACTGGGAGTACCTGCTGGTCACCGCGCGTCGCGCCTGAGCCGCCGTCAGGGGTGGTGCTCGGCGCGCAGCGCGGCCGTCACCGCGCACACCCGCGCCTCCCGCACCGCCGTCCACAACGGCTGCAGCACCGCCTCCCGTCCGGCGGTCGCCGACGCGGACCCGGCCCGCAGGCCACCGCCGCGACCGGCGACGGTGAGGATCGCCGCGACCTGGTCGGCGGTGTCGAGGATGCGCGCCGCGCGCGGCGGCAGCGACCCCGGATACCGGTGCCGCGCGAGTTCGGCCACCTCGGTGGCGATCTCCTCCCGGGGATCGGCACGACGACCGTCGGTCCCGACGGTGGGGATACCGGTCAGCGCCGACGCCGCGTCGCGGACGGCCTCGCGCATCGCGAACTCGGCCTCCCCGAGACCCCGGTCCGCGGCGGACTCGGGCACCGACTCCAGGGCGAACACGCTCCAGCGCAGCACGTCCGGGCCCTCCCGGTGCGGGACGAGCCCGAGCCCCGGGGCGCCCGGCGCACCCACGACGACACCTTCACCCGTGGCGAGGGCCGCGCCCGCGAAATCCGTGCCGGCCGGCAGACCGCGCACGTCGCCGGGCGCCGGCAGCACCAGCCGCAGTCCCGCGCTCTCCGCCGAATCCACCTGCCGGATCAGCGCGAGCAGCAGGGCCGCACCGTCGGAGACACCCCGCTCGGGCAACCCGGCCGAGGCGGCCGCCGCCGCGTCGTGCGCGCCGACCAGATGCATCGGAGCCCACGCGTGCAGAGCGTCTATGACGTCGTCGGGTGCGGCGTGCCCGGACAACCACGACCCGGCCCAGACGGTCAGTGTCAGGCTCGGAGAACTCACCCGCAAAGCATACGACCGGGACGGGTGCCGTGGCCCGGCGTGGCGGACGGATCCGGTTCGGACGATGTCCTAACGTGGGTCGGCGTGAGCCCACGCGACATGTATGCCGGCGACATCCTCGCCGGTCACACCCGGAGGAAGAAGAAGTCCGTCCCCGAACTCGAAGCCGAGCGCGGGGTCGTCGTCGAGGACGCCGCCTCCGGCTGGTGCGGTGCGGTCGTGGGCTTCGAGAAGACCTACGACGGCGACTTCGTCCGGCTCGAGGACGCCCAGGGCCGCACCCGGCTGTTCGCGATGCGCCCCGCGGCGTTCCTCGTCGATGGTGCCCCTGTCACCCTCGTCAAGCCGAAGGCTCGGTCCGCCGCGCAACCGGCCCGGTCGGCCTCCGGGTCCACCCGCGTCGAGGGACTGCGGGCCCGGGTCGCGCGGGGCAGCCGCATCTGGGTGGAGGGTGTGCACGACGCCGCTCTCGTCGAACGGGTGTGGGGCCACGACCTGCGCGTCGAGGGTGTGGTCGTCGAACAGCTCGAGGGCCTCGACAATCTCGGTTCGCGGCTGGCCGAGTTCGGCCCCGGGCCCGGCCGGCGCGTCGGTGTCCTCGCCGACCACCTCGTCACCGGTTCCAAGGAAGAGCGGCTCACCGCGAACCTCGGCCCGCACGTCATGGTCACCGGCCATCCCTACATCGACGTGTGGCAGGCGGTGAAACCGAAGGCCGTGGGTATCGACGCCTGGCCCGTGATCCCGCGCGGCGAGGACTGGAAGACCGGCGTGTGCCGTGAGCTCGGCTGGGGCACCCCGCAGGACGGCTGGCGCCGCGTCTACGACGCCGTGAACTCGTTCCGTGACCTCGAATCGCACCTCATCGGTGCGGTCGAACGTCTCGTGGACTTCGTCACCGAGCCCGACGAGGGCTGAGCCCTCACAGAATCCGACGAGGGCTGAGCCCTCACAGAATCCGACGAGGGCTGAGCCCACCCCGGGCTCGGGCCGGGCTCAGCGGCCGCCGGTCTCCGTGGGGGCGTCCCCGGTGCCGGGCAGGCCCGTGCCGACACCGCCGACGTCGACGATCGTCCAGTCGGAGGCGCGGTCCATCGTCACCGTGTAGGTCGCGGTGGCGGCGACCCCGTCGGGGGTCTGCTTGCTCTTCGACACCATGTCGACGAACACCTGTACCACGTAGGTGTCGCCGTCGGTGTGCGACGCCTCGGCGGCGAGCAGCCGCGCGTCGGCGGTGTACTCCATCTGCGTCAGCCACGGCGACACCACGTCGACGGCACCCTCGAGCTTCGGCGTCAGCTGTTCGCTGACGCCGTCGGTCAGCGCGGCCCGCCACCCCTCGAGGTCCCGGAAGTCGACCTCGGAGACGCTCAACGCGTACTCGGAGGCGACGGCTTCGGCCTCGGCTTCGACGTCGAGCCGGCTCTGCAGGGCCTGCAACTGCTCGGACGAGTCGTCGGTCGCCCACAGCGCCCCGAATACCACGGCGGCGACGACCGCCGGCGCCGCGACGATCCAGGCGGTGCGGGCGGAGGTGAGGCCGCGGCCCGGGCCCGCCGTCGCGGTGCCGGTGCCGGTGGTGGCCGGATCCTGTTCGGGGAACTCGGTGTTCGAGGCCGAGCCGGTGTTCGACATGACGCTGTATTCCTTCTTCATCGGGGGACGCTCACGGTGAATCGGACGCTGTCGCCCGGTAGCGTGGCGATGGCCTGTTCGAGCAGAGTACCGAGATCCATCCGGCCCACCACGGATCCGGTGGCCTGGGTGGCCGGTCGCAGCGCCACCCCGATCGCGCCGAGTTCGGGTGCCATCTTCTTCAGGAAGTCGGCGAGCTCGATCTCCTGCTGACGCCACGACCCGAGGACCTCCTTGCCGCGCAGCACCGACGAGCCTTCGAACAGGTACTCGTAGGAGACGCCGAGGGTTTCGCCGAACTGGTCGAGCATCGGCGGTGCGGCGACCATTGCGGGCCGCACCCAGTCGACGTCACCCATCATCCACATCAGGTCGCTCAGCACCGTCTCCAGTGACCCGTCGTGCCGGGTGAGGGTCGCCAGCAGCAGTTCCGCACCGCGCGCGGCCGCCGGCATCGTCTCCTGCAGCCCGGACACCGACTCGGTGAACGTCGTGACCAGCTCGTTCAGTGACTCCGCGTCGGTCTGTTCGAGCAGTTCCGAGGTGGTCGCGAGCAGATCCGGTACCGAGGTGGGCAGCTCCACGACCTCCGTCAGGTGCGCGCCGTCCTCGAGATAGGGGCCCTGCGAGGTCGCCGGCAGGAACGAGAACACCGGCTCGCCGAGCGACGACAGGTTCTCCACCCGCATCGTGCTGTCGACGGGGATGCGGTGCTCGGCGTCGTAGGAGATGTTCAGGCGGACGAACCCGTCGAGGTTCTCCATGCCGTCCACGCGGCCGATGTTCACACCCCGGTAGACGACCTTCGAGCCGGTCCGCAGACCGGCGGCGTCGCGCACGTCGACCATCGCGTGGGTGCGGCTGCGCGTCGGGTCGATCTGCAGCACCCCGACGACGAGATACCAGCTGCCGAGGGTCATCACCACGACCAGGGCGAGGGCGGACAGCCAGGCGGGAATACGGGTCACGGCAGAGCTCCGATCATGCGCAGGAGGACCAGACCGTCGGCGAGGGGACTCTCCTCCTCGCCGGCGATGGTCACCTCACGGATGTCGATCCCCGGTTCGAGCAGGAACGGCACGAGTTTCTCGTCGACCAGCGCGACGAGTTCGGCGGCGTTGCCGCGCAGTTCGTCGGCGTTGGGGGACGGCTCGCGCAGCAGCGGCGTGAGGGTCTCGAGATTGTCGTTGATGTGCGGCAGACGCGGGATCAGCCATTCGAGGCCCGTGACCATCGTGTTCACGTCGATGACGATGTTGAGCACGGCCTCCATGAAGTAGGGCACCCGGTCGAGGCGGTAGCGCGCGGTGTCGGAGAACAGGAATCCGATGTCGTCGCGCGCGGCGTCGAGCCGCTGGGACAGGTCGTCGGTGGCGACCACGATGCGGTCGATCTGGTCGATGTTCGCGGCGGCCTCGTTCAGGTCGTTCGAGATCACCGCCGACAGGTCCCGGGTCTCGGCGGGGTCCTCGGGCAGCACCTCGTTGAGGCGGGCGATCGAGTCCTGCAGCCGGGTGATGCTGCCGCCGTTGACGAACATCGCGATCCGCTCGAGCATCTCCTCGATCTGCGGGCCGGGATCGGTGTCGCTCAACGGGATGGTGTCACCGTCCTGCAGGGGCGCGCCGCCGCCGTTCTCCGGCGGCAGCAGCGCGATGTAGATGTCGCCGAGCGCCGTGTTCTGACGTAGTTCGGCGCGGGTGCCGGCCGGCACGATCACCGAGTCGCGCACGTCGATGCGTGCGACGGCGCTGTGCGGTTCGAGGTCGATCGCGCGCAGGGTGCCGACGGAGATGCCGCCGCTGCGGACGTCGGCGCCCGCGGGCAGGCTCAGCAACGACTCGAACTCGAGGTTGAGCCGGTAGGTCGGGCCGCGCACCCCGGAGCCGGGCAGTGCGTGGTCGCTGGGGTCGAAACTGCACCCGCACAGCACGAGCAGCGCGGCGAGCATCGCGCCGACGAACCGCCCTGTGTGGGCGCGGTGGCCGAGCCGCCCTGTGTGGGCGCGGTGGCCGAGCCGCCCTGTGTGGGCGCGGTGGCCGAGCCGCCTCGAGTGGTCGGAGCGGGGGAACGAACGGGTCACGGCGTTGCTCCGATCGTCGACAGGACCAACTGGGGCAGCGGCACCGCCACCGACCGGGAGGACACCACGGTGCAGCTGCCCGGGGCGACCTGTTCGAGTGCCGCGCAGGTCAGGGCAGCGTCGGGGGTGGGTACCTCGGCGCGGGCCGGATCGAGTTCCATCGCGACGGATCCCGGATGGGACTGCACCATCGTCTCGAGCATGGTCAGCGTGCCGGGGATCGTCGCGAGCAGTTCGCTCGAGCTCTCCGCCTGGGTGCGCAGCATCGTCAGGGTGGGCAGCGACGAGTTCAGCGCGTTCATCAGGTGGGGGAAGTGCTCGTTGAACAACCGGTCGAGCGGGCCCACGGCCAGTGACAGTTTCTCGACGAGGATCTTCGCCACGACCAGCATCTGCTCGATGCCGGCCAGGCCCGGCGCGAACGTTTCGATGGTGGACTTGACGTTCTCCCAGTCGCCGACGAGGAGCGAGCTCATCTCGGCGGAGTTGTCGAGGATCTGCCCGAGCTGGTCCATGAAGTTGTCCGGGGAGGACAGCAGCTCCGCGAGATCCCGCAGTTCCCGGTTGAGGGTCGGGCCGAGTCCCTCGAACTCGCGGCCGGCGTCCTGCAGTGCCGACTCGAACGGCGCCGTGCCGTCGGGTCCGCGTTCGGTCATCTTCCGCACGAGCTCGGAGAACGAGCCGAGCGCGTCCGAGACGCTGACCGGGGTGCGGGTGCGGGCGGTGTCGATGCACGTCTCCGGCGACAGGGTCGGGCCGGGGCGTGGATCGGCGTCGACGAGTTCGAGTCTCCGGTCGGTGAGGATCGACGCGTTGGTGATCACGGCGCCGGTCTCGGCGGGCAGGTCGCGGTCGTGGACGGCCATGTCGACGCGTACCCGTGTGCCGTCGGGTTCGACCCGGTCGACGCTGCCGACCGTGATCCCGCGGATCGTCACGGGCGAACCGGGGTACAGGCCGTATGAGTCCTCGAAGTACGCGCAGATCGAGGTGTCGTCGCGGGAGGTCGCGGTGAAGGCGGTTGCGCCGGCCACGGCCAGCGCCACCACCGTCACGGCGGGGACGAGTCGTCGAGTGTTCATGATCGCTGGTCGCAGGTCGGCTGGTCGCAGATCGGCTGGTCGCAGATCGGCTGGTCTCATATCAGCACCGCACTCCCGGCCTCGGGAGACAGACGTCGGGTCGTTCGACCGTCAGTCCGCTCTGGTCGACGAGGGCCTGGCCTTCGGGCCCGGCGACGGCCGCCAGGCCCGTGAGGGTCTCGCGGAGGGACGCCGTCATGGACTCGACGGACGCCTGCAGTTCCGCGCCGCGCTCACCGGCCTCCACGAGGTGGGGGATGATCGGCTCGACCTTCTCCGGGTAGGGGCCGCTGAGGAAGTCGAACAGCAGTCCGGCGAGACCGGAGAGCCCGTCCGCGAAGATCCTCACGTCGTCGGCGGCCTCGATGATGTTCGGGCCGAGGACGGCGTAACCCCGGATGATCTCGAGTGCGAGTTCCTTGTTGTCGTTGGCGGTGCGCAGGTACTCGTTGGACAGCTCGAGCAGGCTCTCGATCTGGTCCTTCTGGGTTGCCATGACGTCCATGACCGACTCGAGGTCGGTGACGGTGATGCGTACCGAATCCGGGGATTCGCCGAGCAGCGCGGCGGTCTTGTCGAGGGCGGTGCGCAGCGCGCCGGTGTCGAGTTCCTCGACCACGGCGGTGGCCTCCTGGAACATATCGTCGACCAGGAACGGCAGGGCGGCGCGGTTCGCCGGGATGGGTTCGGTCAGCGGTTGCCGGCCGGCCGGGTGCAGGGCGAGGTACAGGCCCCCGATCGGGGTGAGCATCCGCACCGACACGGAGGTCTGGTCGCCGACGAAATGCTCGGAGTCGACGGTGAACTCGACGTCGACGTGGTCGTTCGCCAGGCTCGTCCGGGTCACCGACCCGACCGGGACCCCGGCGATGCGCACGTCGTCGCCCGCCGCGAGACCCGCGGTCTCGGGCAGTTCGAGCCGGTAGGTGTGTGCCCCGACGGGACGCAGGTACAGGGCGAGGACGACACCGGCGATCAGGGCGAACACCAGCAGACCCGACAGCGCCCACCACATCTGGGTGCGGGGATCGGCGTCCTCGGCGCCGAAGTCGAGTCGTCCGAACAGGCGGGTGCGCATCAGGCACCTCCGTTGCAGACGGTCAGGGCGCGGCCCTGGAGCAGGACGTCGGCGGCGATCGGCAGTTGCACCGTGCCGTTGCTGCACTGCCGGGCCGTGTCGGTGCGGGGGATGAGGGAGTTGATTCCCTCGAAGATCCCGGGCAGCACCGTGAGCGTGTCGATCGCGGTCTTCGGATCCGGGATCACCTGGTCCACCCGGCGGATGAAGTCGTCGTTGCGTTCGAGGAACCCGTCGTGCTCGGTTTCGGCGCCGAGGCCCAACTGGGAGAGCAGGTTCACGGTGCGGTCCACCTCGGCCATCTCGATCGCGCCGAGCTCGGTCAGGGACAGGAACTCGGTCATGCGTGTCACCAGGGGGGTGAAGATCGAATGGAAGACCTCGAGGATGTTCTCGAGGTTCTCGGATCGGCTCTCCAGTCGGTCGTTGAGGGCGGTGAAGTTGTCGAGGAGCCGGCTCATCAGGGCGCTGCGGTCCTCGGCGTAGCTCGCGAGTTCGGCGATGTCGCGCATGACCGGGGTCGGGCTGGACTCACTGCCTTCGATCAACGCCGCGACGTTGGTGGCCAGCCGGTTGTACACGGCCGGATCCGCTTCGCGCAGAAGCGGTTTGAGGCCGTTGAAGATCGTGGTGATGTCGAACGAGTCGACGGTGTTCACCACCAGGCCGGCCGGGTCGAGTTCCTGCCCGCCCTCCTCGCTGCGCTGCAGTTCGAGATAACGCTGGCCCGTGAGGTTCTGGAACTTCACGAGCAGCCGGTCCGTGTCGCGCAGCCGGTACTCCTCGAGCACGGTGAAATCCACGAGCGCACGGTTGCCGTCGGAGACCGAGATGTCGGTGACCTTGCCGATCTGCACGCCGCGCAGACGCACGTCGGCGTTCTCCTTCAGACCGAAGACGTCACCGAACTGCGCCTTGTAGGCGATGGTCGTGCCGCCGACGGGACGTTCGATCGCCTGCACGATCAACACGATGATCAGGGCGACGACGCCGGCGAGCAATACCAGCCGGATCGCGGCCTGTCGGGGAGTCCTCATCGGGTACCTCCGGTGGTCTCGAGCGGAACCCGGAAGGCGGGGAAGGTGTCGACCAGCACGTCCACTCCCAGCACCACACGATCGCCCTGCCGGTGCAGGGCACCGCCGGCGCCCTCGGTCAGCCGCGCGACCTGGTCGGGGTCGACCGTCTGCAGGCTCTGGTTCATCGGGATCAGGATGTCGAGCAGCATGTCCACGGCATCCGAGGTCGGTCCCAGCGCACCGACGATCTCACCGGACAGGGCGAGCACCAGGTGCGACACCTCGGTGATGGTCTCGCTGGCCTGCTGGGTGCGGAAGTCGTCCTCGAGTTCCTCGACGGACGCGATCGCCGACAGGGTGTTCAACGCCGACGGGGTGAACGCCGCGATCCCCTCGGTGACGTCGGCGAACTTCGGCAGCAGTTCGCTCAGCGGCTCGTTCTGGGTGCGGGCGATGTTCCGCATCACCAGCAGCGACGAGGCCAGCAACGGTGCCATCTGCTGGGTCAGCTCGGCGGCGCTGTCGATCGAGTCGGACAGCTGTGGTGTCACCACGTCGAGCAACAGGCGCCCGGAGTCGCGCAGCACCGTGGTGACGGTGTAGTCGCCGACGTCGCCGAGGTCGAGGGTGCTGCCCGGGGTGATCGGCTGCCCACCCGGCCGGGGGATGAGTTCGAAGGCCGTGGAGCCGAAGATGTTCGACGAGACGAAGCGGGTGTGCATCGTCGACGACAGCTCGTCGAGGTGGTTCTCGTCGACGCTGAGGGTGACGACCTGCTGTTGCGGTCCCCGCGGCTCGACGTCGACCACCGAACCGATCGTCATGCCGCGCAGGCGGACCGCGGTGTCGGTGGAGACACCGTCGCCGAGATTCGATGCGGTGACGGCGAACTGGACCTGGCCCGAGCGGTCCGGTTTCGTTCCCCACCAGGCCGCGGCGGCGACCACGGCGGCGGCGACGAGGACCGCGAGGCCGCGGATGCGCAGCCCGCGCCGGGTAGGCCCGAAGGCCGTGTACTGTGCGTTGCTCACGTGGTCCTCACCCCGAGAAACTGATCGTCGCGTCGAGGCCCCACATCACGAGCGTGAGCACCATGTCGGTGGTCACGATCAGGACGAGGCTTGCCCGGATGGCGCGTCCGGAGGCGATGCCGACCCCCTCGGGGCCGCCGCTCGCGTGATAGCCCTGATAGGCGTGCACGAGCGTCACGACCAGGACGAACACCACCACCTTGATCAGCGAGTAGATCAGGTCGACCGGTTCGGTGAACATGTGGAAGTAGTGGTCGTAGGCGCCGGATCCCTGTCCCTGCACGACGGTGACCGTCACGCCGGTCGCGGCGAAGCCGAGGGCGAGCGCGATGAGATAGGACGGCACGACCGCTCCGACCGCGGCGATGAGCCGGGTGGACACGACGTACGGGATCGAGTCGATGGCCTGCGCCTCGAGCGCGTCGATCTCCTCCGAGATCCGCATCGCGCCGACCTCCGCGGTGATCCGGCAGCCGGCCTGCGCGGCGAACCCGATGGCGGCGATCAGCGGGGCGAGTTCCCGCGGGTTGGCCAGTGCCGACATCGCGCCGGTCAGCGGACCCATCCCGAGCATGTCCAGGGCGGAGAAGCCGACGAGACCGACCATCGCCCCGGCTACCACGCCGAGGATCGCCAGGACCGGGGCCACGCCGCCGCCGACGATGACGGCGCGGCCGTTGCCCCAGGTCAGGTCGGTGAAGATGGAGATGGTCTGTCGCCGGTTGCGGCGCAGGGCGTGCCCGATGCCGCGGAACGAGACGACGACGAAGTGCAGGTAGGCGCCGAGGGACTCGATCGGGATCCAGCCCCGGCGGGCGTGCCGTGTCCACCGCAGGCCGCGGGGCAGATAGGGGGACGGCGTTGCGACGGGGGTCTTCTGTGCGGCGCTCATCAGAGGAACCTCATCGGGACGAACATCAGGACCACCTGGGTGATGAAGAGGTTGACGACCATGCAGGCGATGATGCTGAGCACCACGGCCGCATTGACGCTGTCGGCCACGCCTTTCGGGCCGCCCTTGGCCTCGAGGCCGCGCTGGCTCGAGATGATCGCCACCACGTACCCGAAGACCGCCGCCTTGAACAGGCACACCAGCAGGTCGGTGGTGGAGGCGAAGCTGCCGAAGGACAGCCAGTACGAGCCCGGCGCGACTCCCTGACCGAGGGAGGCCACCGCGAAGCTCGCGACGATGCTCATGAGGATGATCAGCACCGACAGCATCGGTGCGACGACCGCCATCGCCAGGATGCGGGGGGAGACCAGACGACGCTGGGGGTCGATGCCCAGGGTGCGCAGCGCGTCGATCTCCTCGCGGATGGTGCGCGAGGCCAGGTCCGCGGAGATCGCCGAACCACCGGCGCCGCCGATGAGCAGGGCCGCGGCCAGCGGGGCGATCTGCTGCATCACACCCATGCCGCCGACCGCGCCGGCCATGGAGTTGGCGCCGACGTTGTCGGTCATGCTGCCGACCTGCACGGCGATGACGACACCGAGCGGCAGGGCCACCAGCACGGCCGGGACCGCGGACACCGAGATGAAGAACCAGCCCTGCACGATCGCCTCCCGCAGCGGGAAGCGGCCACGGAGGATGTCGACGATCAGGTAGGCCGTCGCGCGGAACGCCAGCCGGAGGGTGCGGCCGAAGGTGCGCATCGACTCGGCCAGGCGTGCCGCGAAGGCGTTCCCGCGAGGTGGTGCACCTGCGGTGCCGTGTGGCGGCGCGCCCGGGACGGCGCCGTCCGCGGTGTGCGAAGTCATGTGGATCCCCCTGAGAAAAGCGATGGTGAGCGGCCCGGCGCGAAGACCGCGACCCGGTGGGGTCGGCGGTGTGCCGCAGCGCGGGCGGTGTCCGTCACGGATATGGAGACGATGACGGTGGTCGGCGGTCAGACCCCCAGAGCCGCACGGGCTTCCGGGATCATCCGGAAGCGCGCGGGCAGTGTACGGGAGGCGAGGAGCATGAACGCCAGCAGTGCCCGGAACTCGCGTTCGCGGGCGGCGCTCCACGGCACACCCCAGATCTGCCGGACGTGTTCGGGGAACGCCCCGAACATCAGCGTCTTCACCGGGCGGCCCGTGAGTTTCTTCAGCACGGCCGGAAGGGGCCGGGGGAGTTCCGCGAGCCTGGGTTCGAGGGTCGCGATGACGTCCTGCTCGTCGACGAGCTGCTGCATGCGGCGGGTGCCGGGCGACATCGCGAGCTTCTCCCGGACCCCGTCCTCGACGTAGCGGCGCAGGCCGGCGACGTCGGCGGGCATGTCGTCCTCGCGCACCCCGAACAGCCGGCCGAGGCGGCAGCTCTCCCGGTAGAAGGCCTCGACCCGGTCCTGCGGTTGCGGGCCGAAGCACACGTCGATGGCGTAGAGGAGCGATTCGACGGTGGTCAGGTGCACCCAGGCCCACACGTCGCGGTTCCACGCGTGGTAGCGGCGTCCCTCGTAGTCCTGCCCGGTGATGGGACGGTGCATCTCGCGCAGTTCCCGCGCGGATTCGGCGACGTTCTCACCGAAGTAGATGCGATAGGTGTAGGCGAGGGTGTTCTCGGCGCGTTCCGAGGGCCGGTCCCACGACTTCGAGTGCTGTTCGAGAGCCGCCATGACGGTGGGGTGCGTGCCCTGCAGGGCCAGGGCGCGGAACAGGAACATGGGCCAGATGCGCCGGTCCGCCAGCAGGTGCACGAAGGTGCGCTGCGCGACGGGAATGTCGGCTTCGATGTTCTCGGGAACGCGCTGTGCGGGAGTGATGTCCATCGCTGGGCTCCTCGGACTCGATGGCGGTGATGGCGGTGGGAAGGGTGCCGTGGTCACTCGGCGTCGGGGGAGGGGGAGGGGGAGGGCGGCGCACTCAGGAAGGACAGCAGGATCCTGGCGATCCGGCGCACGCCGTCGTCGGTGGCGGTGGCGGTACCGAGTTCGGGTGCCAGCCACACGCTCGCGAAGAAGCGCGAGACGATCTCCGCCGCGGTCTCGGTGTCGAACTCGACCCCGGCGTGCGTCGCGGTGAGTTCGAGTTCGTGGCGCACGGACACGAGCAGCATCGTGGTCAGCTGCGGGTCGTGGAGGACCGGGAGGGCGGCACCGTCGTCGACGAACCGGCGGGACACCGGATGGTTGCGGACCGTGCGTACCGCTTCGACGATCCACTCGATGGCCCGCTCGAGGGGATCCTCGATGTCGTCGATCGCATCGTGGAAGGAGCGGACGAGGCGGTCGAGTTCCCACGCGAACGCGCGGCTGAGCAGTTCCTCCTTGGTGTCGAAGCGGCGGAAGACGGTCGCCCGTCCCACCCCGGCCTCGGCTGCGA
This region of Rhodococcus sp. Z13 genomic DNA includes:
- a CDS encoding ABC transporter permease; protein product: MSAAQKTPVATPSPYLPRGLRWTRHARRGWIPIESLGAYLHFVVVSFRGIGHALRRNRRQTISIFTDLTWGNGRAVIVGGGVAPVLAILGVVAGAMVGLVGFSALDMLGMGPLTGAMSALANPRELAPLIAAIGFAAQAGCRITAEVGAMRISEEIDALEAQAIDSIPYVVSTRLIAAVGAVVPSYLIALALGFAATGVTVTVVQGQGSGAYDHYFHMFTEPVDLIYSLIKVVVFVLVVTLVHAYQGYHASGGPEGVGIASGRAIRASLVLIVTTDMVLTLVMWGLDATISFSG
- a CDS encoding MlaE family ABC transporter permease, with amino-acid sequence MRTFGRTLRLAFRATAYLIVDILRGRFPLREAIVQGWFFISVSAVPAVLVALPLGVVIAVQVGSMTDNVGANSMAGAVGGMGVMQQIAPLAAALLIGGAGGSAISADLASRTIREEIDALRTLGIDPQRRLVSPRILAMAVVAPMLSVLIILMSIVASFAVASLGQGVAPGSYWLSFGSFASTTDLLVCLFKAAVFGYVVAIISSQRGLEAKGGPKGVADSVNAAVVLSIIACMVVNLFITQVVLMFVPMRFL
- a CDS encoding oxygenase MpaB family protein, with product MDITPAQRVPENIEADIPVAQRTFVHLLADRRIWPMFLFRALALQGTHPTVMAALEQHSKSWDRPSERAENTLAYTYRIYFGENVAESARELREMHRPITGQDYEGRRYHAWNRDVWAWVHLTTVESLLYAIDVCFGPQPQDRVEAFYRESCRLGRLFGVREDDMPADVAGLRRYVEDGVREKLAMSPGTRRMQQLVDEQDVIATLEPRLAELPRPLPAVLKKLTGRPVKTLMFGAFPEHVRQIWGVPWSAAREREFRALLAFMLLASRTLPARFRMIPEARAALGV
- a CDS encoding TetR/AcrR family transcriptional regulator, which gives rise to MGITPVRSLLVGALVGNSSDIDPTDTAIMEATIRCLSRHGLERTTVADVAAEAGVGRATVFRRFDTKEELLSRAFAWELDRLVRSFHDAIDDIEDPLERAIEWIVEAVRTVRNHPVSRRFVDDGAALPVLHDPQLTTMLLVSVRHELELTATHAGVEFDTETAAEIVSRFFASVWLAPELGTATATDDGVRRIARILLSFLSAPPSPSPSPDAE